The stretch of DNA tcagcTTCTAGCATACACACAGTACATATACTTATGATTAAACTCTCTtctaataaacatttaaaagcCTTTGACAGTAAAGAGTGGATACCAATCCCATCCCCCGCAGCTAAGAATATTCCCATACCAAACTAAACTTTACTAACCCATCGCCACACAtgttcttctctcttttttgcagaAGACGCAGCAGCCACGCACAAGTTCTACTTCACCAAGGGACAGCGGGAGTCCGTCAAGCTGAACTTCGCCGGCCATAGCTATGTGAAGTTCATGCAAAACAGTCGCGGCACCAAGTGGATATGCGCCACACGCTCCACGACCAAGTGTCGCGCACGGGTTCGCACCAATGTAAATAATTCCCTGGAGATTCTCCATGCGCCACACAATCACGAAATGACGCCACAAATGGAGAAAAGGCGCCACCGTCAGAAGATCATAGCAAAGTTGAATAGAAATCAGCCCGAAAGACTCTAATTTAAGTGCAAAAGTAATAATGGTTATCGTCATTTTAAGCAAGTGTAAAAGTTGTATCGCTTTATTGccatatttaaaataattgaaaatgccacaaatccTCAGCGAATGGTTTAATATTGAAGCGTTCTTTTACTTGTCAAGGGTTAAAATTGAAGCTACCATTTATGGCATTTCTGCATGTAACTCTTCAAAGCATTTGTCACACATCCAATTGGTTCCCGGGCAAGTGTCGCACCAGGTGTTTATCCTGACGAGACCCTCTTTACCCTTCTTCAGGCAATTGACGCACTTGCCCTTCATTCGTGGCACTTGCACCAGCACAAAGTTATGATTGTTCGCCGATGTGCTCAAGATATTGGCCTTGTTCCGCAGATCAATCATCTTtagctgtggctgcggctcgGGGTTCTCGTTTGGTGTCCATCTACGTACCACAGCTTTGCGTTTAATGGCTGCTGCAGGCATGGGGCGTGGCGTCTTCTTAATTGCTGCAATGGGAAAGATGTGAGttaacaacattttgcataaaatataaacacatttaGGTACAGGAAGATAATAAAGGCCTCAACGCAGcttgtttttcatttaaatgtttatttaattcaattattcTAAGGCCTCTAGAGATCTTTGTTCTTCACGGAACCAGACTAGAATCGAATACCCTAGGCACGAATGCCTTAACATCGCTGGGCGGCTCATGATTATGTGCACCATGCTGGGCCACTATAGCCTTTTGCTTGGTGGTCAATCGCGAGGGGCACTGCAGCTTCCTATACATGGCACAACGCCAAAAGGCCAGACACTTGACCGAATTCTTGGAGTGGCAGCTGTAGGTGTACCCCTCGTGGACCAGCTGCCCGCGATAGGTGTAGGTGAGCACTGCGAAAACAGAGAGGAGAAACAATTGCCATTAGTGAGTTATAGAACGGATCACACTTACATACGTCTTGGACAAAATATTGTTGGTGGTCGGGCATCGGATTCactttgtatttgtatctttatTCGACTTAATTACTTAGTAACTATATTGCACTGCTGAGACCAGGTGGACTGACTGCTAGACTGCCCGAGTTAATCGTGAATGAGCATTAGGGGGGCGTGCATCAGGTCCTGATCCATCAGCTCCAATGTACCCGCATCGTTGACCATAAgcgtctgttgctgctgctgctggtgtagCGGCAGCTGCGTAATGCTCTGCACGCGTGCTAGCTTCCGTTCGGAGCTGGCTATCGCCAGACGATTCCGTTGCACAATCTTGTCAATCTTCTCCGTGTGCGGCACGTGGTTGTGCGGTCCGCCGGTAATGCACTTCAGCTTGCCATTTTCCAGGACACAGCGCGAGCGGCAGCGCTGTTCATGTTTCTTCTTTGAGTAGTTGTGACAGCGCCAGTACTCCTTGTTGCTCTTGCGGCTGTGGCAGTTGTACATGAAGCCGTTCAGCACCAGGCAGGGCGTCGACCAGGGGCTCTCGATGAAGACCAGCTCTGCGGATAAAGAAGGGAAGGGGATTGCAGTTAGTGTCGGAGGATGGCAATGGGCGATAAGGATTAACTAGTAAAGTTCGTAGCTTAAGTGACTGAACTGGAGCCCATTATTGtggatttaatttattaaatggtTAGATACGAACACGAATAAAATGAATCTTAAGTGAGGCTTAAGCTATGTCGAGAATACGATGAGCTAAGGTGCGAGACGTTGGCTTCTAGGGCGCCTCAGCCTTGAGCAGATGCCGATGATGCAGTGGCTTGATGAACTCCACTAATTCGTCGGAAGTGTTTTGCGGCTCATGCTCCTCcccttcctcttcctcctcctgctcctcctcttcatcaTCTACCACAACATCGACATCAGTCATTGCCTGCAGCTCGATTTGCGTTGCCTCGGAGGCAGGCAGATACAGCTTGCACTCCTTGCCATCTTTGGCTGTcatgatgctgatgttgctgctgttcagGTATTGTGATATCTTTGGGTTCGATGTACATATCTCAATGtactcctccagctcctcctccaccttgtACAGCTGCCGATGCCCAATGCGTACCGCATGCGATTCGTGGTTGTGCTGGCGTCGTGCATCCACAAAGTGGCCATTCTTCGTGATGACCACCGCCTTGCAGCGGAGCTTGAGTACGTCTGCACAGCGCCAGGTGGTCTGTCCATTGGCCTGGGTTAGTTTCTTGTTATAGATGTAATTACTGTACACCAGCTGGGCGTTCTTCTTTTGGCTGCGTATAAACTTGATTATTCCGTCTGcgatttgtgtgtatgtgtgacaAGAAGATAACAAAAAGTTAGAGAAAAAGAGTAAGTAgacgcacacagagagcagagtAAGCTAAACATAACTAGGATTAAGAATAAAGAGACGCGGCTTAGGCGCTACGTTAGGCACGGCGAAATAAAACAACTATTGTTTACAATTTGGCTGaaagcattttatttgcagttaTTGAACACATTATTACCCACGAAGAACCTCAAGAACTTACGGACGATGGCACTCCCAGCCGCATTTGTTCACCTTTAAGTATAATCACAATTAAATTTACACcggaacacacaacacaaGTTCACCAAGGAGAAATATCCGAAATGTTGCATTTTCTTGCGTTCACGGAGCTACTCCAGGTGAAAAGCAACGAGAGTCGATAGAACATAGTTACGCGTGCCGCCATTGTAATGGGTATcactttttaattatatttagcaccgttttataatattttcagCGTCTTTATTTTGGTCttccattttttttacattGACCTATCGATAACAAATACCCAAATTTAAATATACCGAAGACACTATATTATATATCGATATACCGTAAATTATGGAGTGTTTTATTTCTCCTTGTAGACCACTTTTACTTCCATAAAATGCTTACAGCATCTTTTGTGGAACAAAACTAGAATTGTAGTGGTACAGTATCTACCATCTGGTCGACAATGGGTTAATGGAAACGAGTAGTTTCGATCACTTCCATGAACCCACCACTAAAAACAGGAAAATCCAACACCAATATACATGAGAATTTGTATCGAAGGAAATATGATGTATCAGTGACGGCCATGATTTTGAGGACTTCTCTGATATGGCAGCATACTGAAACTGCAGTATGGTAGCGCTACTACTAAATAATGTGGCAGCCCTGGTCAGCTCAAATACACAGACCTACACCAACAAAACTTAGGTGGAGCGCCCATGGCTGGAGCGTATTGTCTACAAGAAGCATCCCCATTTCAGTGGGTTGTCGTATTCAATGCCCCCGCCGAGCCAAAGACAAGTACTCGAAACACACTGAATGCGGTTCAGTTCGACACCTCCGACTGCAAGTCCAGCGCACACATCATGATTGACAAGATTATGGCGCATCCTGactacaaaaacaactttgGATACAGTCTGGCAACTCTGTCCAACCCATGTCGCAATCCAGGGAACAAGTCAATGTTGGATTAGTTACGGGTATACACAGCCGACGTACCGATTCGCAACTTTGTGTGCTTGGAGAGGAAGACATTCCCGAGCATCAGAGATGCGGTTATATTAGAAAACTGAGCTGCAGCCCCAGACATCTTTGATAGGAGTTCGTGTGGCCAATGGTGTGCCGACTAATTTACTACCAGATTCCATCCGTTCTACTCAGATTTTTTGCTCCATACATGGGAGAAGAACAACTCCCTAAATGCCTGATATCCCACCCCTTTCCAATAACCCAACACAACCCAATAACTCTCtgaaatttttaaatgaattatacGATATTCAATAATAGTTATATTACCATCAGACTGCAGAACCATCTCCTCCAGAGGCACAATCCAGTGTCCAGCATTCCAGGGGGTTGATCATCTTGAAGACGCATTCAAATTCAACACTCTACTTACCCATTCACTAATTGTTTTTAACGATTCGCGAGATCTGGCGTATTTGCGACTGCCGATCGGCCCATGTTCTTTTGCGGAGTTTAATAGAACACAGGCTTTTGTATGCTTAAATACTAGTTTGCTAAGCAACGCTTAAATAGGAATCTGTCCCAGATTTAAGCGTGCCTATCAAACCTCAAGAAGACATGTCCCGCTTGCGAGCTGCCAACCAAGTTTGTCTTGGAACAATAGAACAGCTCATTGGCTTATTGAAGTTGAAGTCTGATCAGATAAGTCTTGGTTGCAATTCGCAGGCAGGTGTCACATCCACATACTAACATTACTTAGAGCTAGGTGGCACTGGGCCTGTCACAGTAAAAATTCAACCAACCTTGAGCCTCAGTGTTGCCTTGATCCGCGCTGGTGTCGACAAACGACGAGTCGCTGTATGTCTGCGTCTTGATCACGGCCTTTGATGTGGTCGCTGTAGCACTGTTGCCGCTGGTATTGGCTGGTGCTTGGGGGCCGGCATCTTCATTTTCAGTGAAATAGCTGTCATCGTAGCGCATGTCACCGTATGTGTCGTCCTCGACATAAGTGGTATCGCCATCACCTGCAGCATCGACATGGTCCTCAGAGTATTCAGGTTCTGCCTTTGTGGGCAACTCCATGGGGAGATCAATGTATTCGGcttcttcttgctgttgttgctggcggagctgctgcggctggtggTGGAGTTTGCTATCGGTCCCGGACACCGTCTGCACGGTGATTTGCTGGGGCACCAGCTGCGTTGTCGACGTGGTGGCAGTCTCAGTTGCAGAGTCCAGGGCATCAATGACGTTGGCAGAGGCGGAGGTGGCTGTCGTCTTGGAGCGCTTTACGCCCCCAGTCAGACTACTGCGCTGGGCAGTACGCTTGTTTGTCGACACCAGAGTCGCGGTCGTTGTCGTTCCTGTCTGCATCTGCTGCGTCTgaatatgctgctgctgtggctgctgttgtacAATAGTTTGTGGTGCGGATGTTTGGATAACAATTTGGGTGGTGCCCTTGTTGTCATCGCCCATGCTGTCGTCGACGGTCTCGATCTTGTAGCGGGCAGAGGTACGCGGCTGTTGGCGCTGAACGCGCTGGGCCGGTACgggttgtggtggttgttgttgttgtacaataggtgctgctggtgggggggTTGGCTCctgcggtggtggtggagcgGGATCATTCTGTAATTTTATGGTTTTGTATTATTagtttgcaaatatttgttatgcTTCTGCGCTGCATCTTTCGAATCGcggccaaacaaaaacaacaacaaccacctaGCGTTGAACGCTTGGCTGTTGCCAGGCACGCCAGAGCGAGACAACAGCAACGCACACAAGCGGCATACAGCTGCCATCCCTCTCGCACGCGCACGCCTGGCTGCATTCTGTTCTGCGGCGTTCGAGATATTTCTCGGTACAGTCAACTCTTATACAGGCGTCGGCCGTGTGTATGTATTGCGCGCgaacggtgctgctgctgcgcttggTAGTTGTTGTATTTTGGTACATGTACACAATTTCGTATACTTACATCGGTCAGCCCCTTGATTTgcagcgactctgcagtgcTGATGAACGCTGGCAGGGCATCCTGCTTCACATTCACCTCGCCACAGTACATGAACTGGATAAGGTCCTTCAAAGCCATATGGCTCACGTTGTTCAGATACACTGAAAATGCATTATAATTATTCATTTGCCTCATTCAAACTTATGCGTGTGTTTGGTACTCACCGAAGGCATTGGTGTTGAGCGGCATGTTGGTGAACATCTTGCGGAACAGGGGCGAGCATACCGACAAGACCAGGCGGTGGGCCTTAACAATTTGCCCCTCGGCCACCAATGAGACATCCACCAGGTCGCCCCGACACAGCGACTCGTGGAACCCGGCCGACAGATTCGTGTTGAAGTTGTTCCAACACAAACTGAATTGCTCGTCGTCCGCCATCTTGGACGttggaaaaatcaataattttctGTATATGCGTCGGCTGCAATGGagaacaaaaatgcatttaatgttttttccaccttttctgttgattgttttgtgtttaatttcagttaatatttttgtttacaacCGCCAACGAATGCCAAAAACGAAGAGAAGCGAAAAAATGCCTCATTCAGGGAAATTTTCAAgcgtgcctctgtgtgtgtgcgccagaAAATATTTCATCGCTTCTGGCATTTTATGGTTTTCATGCAGTACACAATAAATTTTAACAATTACTAGTCGCCAACTAGTCCACTTACCTCTTGAGTCAAtattttttcaaacaaaatacTTAAATACGGCTAGTCAgttaaaattaacaaatttttCTTGCGCTTGCAAGAGAACGCGTCTGAATTTTTTTTGCGGGAACGTGTGTGTGAGATTCGGaactcgtgtgtgtgcgagctGCAGTGTGACCAGGAAaatatcgataaaatataccgacaaaccctcggaaatataccaaaatataccatctcattaaacaaatataccgtaatattCCGAAGTCTTAAATCAAATTACTCAatgttgatgttctatttgatattactagctttcAAAGACTTTGATCAGTtgaacaataatttaatccgattgaagaatcagtTTTGCTTATTCTAGACACCCCTTTtaattggattgtataccttacgaccttatattttacaaatttgtatttgaatttttcaccGATATGCCGATTAACGTACATATACCGTCGACTCAATTTCGAcgttaaaatataccgaaaagttaaaaatataccgtaagcGGTCACCCTGGTGAGTTGCAGTGGGACCGCGGGATTATTGCTTAAATATACCGTcggaccctcaaaaatataccagaatATTGCATCtcgtttaaaaaatataccgtaatataccGCAGTGTTAAATCacattcctcgattttgatgttctactTGATAGTACTAGTTAGTTAAATTTCTCAGTGccaaaactataattttatccgattgaagaatcaatttggcttattatagACACCCCTTTTTATTGGAGTGTAAACCTTATggccttatattttacaaagttgtatttgaatttttcatatgatcgtcagggaaatcctctcctgcgTCTAActggtcagggaaattctctcgtGCACCttaacggtcagggaaatgaACTCATTTTCCTAGATTTtaatcttctgtttaatataaCCAGTTGCTTAGGACTTTCAGctgtaaaactgtaattttatccaatttattaatcaattttccTTAATATTCGCTGTCTTTCAGGAAtttcttttattggattgttcGCAAAATAAGCTTCaaactcaaaaataaaaattaaaaagataaaaatataaaatatacttaTACGAATGTAAGATTGTTTTTCAGCTCTGGCTCAGTAGATAAagccatattttattttttaatgtaaatCTTGCAATAAATGCTTGATGGTTGACTTTATCGTACGTTTCAATCATTTACAACTTTAGTCCTAATCCGTTTCTTGCTCTTTGAATTAAAACCCAATGATGTGTGAACCCACATACTTGAAATGAATATCATGCCAAACACACTTATACAATCATAAATACGTTTTGATCTTCAGATCTGTATTGTTTGCTTAGTACACTCATAAAATCAAGTGTGCGAAAATCTGCACTTGAGCCCCACTTGACGTTTTCAACCAGCTGCGACACGCAGtttatacaaacatacaacaCGTACGCTGGGGGACTATAAAACTTAAGGACtttacaataataaatacgGATACTTAAGCTCAAGTAGCGAAACAGAATCTGCATAAAGTGGCTGCGAACAAACAACTAAACtaaaagaacaacaacgaaGGGGAAGATTAATACACAcaagcatacacacatacatgtgtatgtatgtacatataccgtTGCAAGTGGTTGTGAAGGAGACAGCAATCAAAGCTGAGGACACATATCCTtacgaaagaaagagagagagagaggcagagtgaGTCGACTAACTGTCCGCCTATAGAAATCTTTTCAATACTAATTACTGTCTCTATGTTGAATCATGCTGAACTTTGAGAACTTTCAACCCATCAACCATGTGGATCACACAATGTGGAGCTTCTGTTTCAACAAACAATTCACTGACATCACATTCcagtggctgcctgcctgatggTACTGTTGCTGGGAGAGCCGCCTCTCCAGTGAGAATGAATCCCAATGAAACGTGCACATGCTTGGCTGTGATTGGTTCCCCTGGCAGCCATTTTTTCACACAACAATGCTATACGCCACACTTATGGCCCGGGGTGGGTATCTGTactcgcatgtgtgtgtgtgtgtgcagttcGTTCTCTTTCAGTCCAAGAAGAACcgagcatcgagcatcgagGGAGGCTGACAAATTGCCGACACGGTCGAGTGCGTGCGCATCGGAACAGttacggcaacgacaacgacattCAGTTCCAATACGTCTGCAAGGGGTGCGGATGCATGCCGCCACAtactcatcctcatcctcattcTCAACTATTCGAATCGGCTATTCGAGTCCTACCCACACCATCGCGCGCTCCATAtcgcagtcgcagtggcagtggcagtcgcagtccaTTCAAGTGTCGCAAGTTCAAGTGCAATTTGGcaaattgttgtatttattcTAAATTGAAAGTGCCTGCTCAAGTGCCCAAAGTGAAAGAAACtcgaaaatgttgcaacatcatcagcagcaagcACAGGTGCCACAATCCGGCGGCTATTACGACTACAGTCAGTCCCCCAGTCCGGGCAGTCTCACCAATGCGGATGCCCTGAACACCACACCATTTTCAGTCAAGGATATATTGAATATGGTCAATCAAACGGAGGCATACGAAGGAGCCTACGGACATCTAGATAGGTAAGCTTATGCCCAATATTTATGAAGAATTCatgaaaatattcataaatttataatCGAAACTCAGGGATttctttaataataattccatCACGGAAACACCTTTCTTGCCCGAGTGCCTTAAAGAAAAATGTTGTAGAACTCCGTTACTATTCCTTATTATCGCCCAAACATCTACCTGTCAGCAGCTACTTTCAAAGACAAAACCAGTTCCCATTTTTCCATTGCCCTTTCCCATgcctttttttgcatttatttatttatttatatttagtaAGGCTccattggaaaattaattttcagcaaTTTTCGTCTGAAAGATAATGTTTTGATAACCTTCTGTCGAGACGGAGAACTGAGACTCGGCAGAAGAAATCCTATGAAAACACAGTGGAAGCATGAATTGCAAATAGGATCTAGGGTCCCGCACCGTACACGTATTCGAAGAGAGCCAAGGAGCAGGAGTTTCGCTTTGACAAATCATCGTTATTTGTACAAGAGGCAAgacctctcgctctccctctccctctctctctctgtccaaGACCAagacgcacccacacacacacacatacactcacaAAAGTAGTAACAATAGGAAAAACAAGGTCCGAGGTCCGAGGTCCGATGTCTGCTGTCCGACTGCCTGAAGCCGCTCGGAGTGTGGTCGTAGGGGCTGGCCAACATATGTGATTCGCATGTGTGTCCGGCGCGGGGCGTCCTTAATTCTGATGAGGCATGAAATGATGTCACCAAGGGTCCTGTCGCGACAGCAGGAAGTACGCAAATGGTCCTGCAGCAAGCTCTTGCTGTGTCCGGTGTGATGCaacatgtggcagccacagccgaaactaactctccatctctctccctttgctctctcttgtagTGCCGCTGCAGCTTCGGCGCTCTATGGCGCCGGCGATTACCAGCAGCATCTTCAccagcatccgcatccgcatcagtaccagcaccagcaacaggaggtggcgtcgcagcagcagcaactgcatcATCATCTGGTTGAGCATCAGGAGGATGCCACGACATCCTCGTCGCTGtcgccactgctgccgccccCGCCCCATGGCCACCATCAGCTCTACGGTGGCTATCAGGACTATGGCATGCCCGCCCACATGTTCCAGCATCATCATGGACATCCGCATCAGAGCTTTCAGCCCGCTGCCTCGGCCTACAACATGTCCGCCACGCAGTTCTACGCTGGAGCCACGGCCACGTCCTACCAAAGTCCCGCCACATACAACTACAACTATGCAGGGTCCGTGGATGCTGCCGCCTATGCGCAgccagcgtcagcagcagcagcagcagcagtcagcatTAAGAGCGAGTACATACCCACGCCGTATGTGACGCCCTCACCCACACTGGATTTGAACAGCTCCGCCGAGGTGGAGAGCCTTACGCCGGCGCAGAAGCTCTGCGGCAATCCGCTGAGTCAGCGACTCCTCGAGACGGTCAGCAACTCGGCCTCGCTGCGAAGCATTCACAGCACGGATGAGGGTGCCAAGCGAAGTAAGTAGGAGGGAAACTTCCGCTTCAACCTGTTCTGGAAGCTAACTTCTTTTCGTACTTCCACAGAGGACAACAGCCAGGTGACCTCTTCGCGCTCGGAGCTGCGCAAGaacagtgccagtggcagcaatcACAGCAGCCTGAACAGCAATGGATCCACCAAGCCACGCATGAAACGCAAGCCGCGGGTGCTCTTCTCGCAGGCGCAGGTCCTTGAGCTGGAGTGCCGCTTTCGGCTGAAGAAGTATCTGACAGGTTCGGAGCGAGAGATAATTGCCCAGAAGCTGAATCTGTCGGCCACGCAGGTGAAGATTTGGTTCCAGAACCGTCGCTACAAGTCGAAGCGTGGCGACATCGATTGCGAGGGCATTGCCAAGCATCTGAAGCTCAAAGCGGAGCCACTGCACTCGCCCACATCGCTGCCACCGCCCATGAGCAGTCACATGATGTGGCCACCCACAGTACAGCactcccagcagcaacatcagcaacagcagcaacagcagcaacagcagcagcaacagttgcaacatCTGCAGTAGCCGAGGGACGGGCAGAGTTGGGTtgaagttttttaatttattgcagaATCTATATGTTGTAGCCTAAAGAAAATGCCTCATAGCTCTAGTACCttgttttatgtatgtatatatcggacaataaataaagtttaagAGAAACTATTCCAATGGTTTAATTACTCAAAGGAAACTGCAGCTGGAAGAGCGGCTACTCTGGGTGCTTCAATCACTTTTTCTTGGTTGCCTCTGCTGtcacataaaacataaagtCTGCGCACCAATCGCACTCCCCTGTGCTCCCGGGAGTCCCTCGTATTTATATCTTTATATGAACCGCTTTCCATCGGATCAGCCAGTCAATCCATCGCGGATCCGTCGATCCATTAGGCACCGCATCTGCGTATAATTGTTGCCCGATCGccgcataaatcaattttatcgAAACGAACGAtcagttttgttttatgaaacaaattcaaaaaggaaaacaaaacaatttccgTTTTAATTCTGTAAatgtttttcccttttctacTTTTGGCATGGCCAAAGGGGTGCTCGGGGTGCCCGGGTGCTCGGGCGTCCGGGTGCGTCGGCGGCAGGCACTACAAAGGTTGCATTTATGAAACGTTTAAGTGGCAAGCAATGCAACTGTAAAATGTTTTCCTATACATCCAAAAGATACTGCTGAATGCAGGGCACAGAAGAACTCCTCAGCATTTTATGACAGCCAGCGGGGCAAAGGCTAATATTTCATGGAGTGAGTTCTGATGGTGTCTTGGGGCCACAGAAACAGCCACTGCCatgccacaggcacagccacagtgcTGTGGTTTCCCCTGTGTTGTGGCATATCAATTACTGCACAAACACATGCCACCGGAGGGCCACAGCGAGATTGAGGATGATGCTTGGGGTGAGTGGgaggccacaggccacaggccacaggccaGACCAACAAGTGCAGCTGATCACACTTTTCGGAGGGGAGTGCAGTCGACCCGAGGGGTTTGAGTTTCAGCCTTTCTGACAGCCAGAGCTTCTGGGGCTAACTCTTGTTTATCCACTGTGGGGTTGAGTGTCAATCACAGCGATCAAGCATTAGATATTCCGACAGTAGTCCGTTGAGGCATAGAACTAGGCTCCCAGACAGTGCCGAGGGAGTTGGTCGTGgagtggcaaacaaaacgccCACAAGGCCAGCCTTGGCTGGTCCCAGGATAATGCATGTCAAGTGCTGCTAAACATTGCCTAATGGACCACACTGACCAGGCTCTGGCCGTAGGAAATCGGAATCTGCGAGCCCGAAACAATTAAGGTTTCGTCTTACAATGTCGGCGGCAATGTTGCGGCGACGCGTCGTGTGCTCCTCCTACACAGAGCCGATGGTCTGGAGTCTAGACCTGCGACGGGCGAACTCAAGTGGGGAAATTTGTCATTCCCATATATCACGCAAAGGATCGGGTCGTTCGACGATAAGCAGGTCAGGATAGACCCCGATGTCGGAGTATGTACGCTGCTCGCATTGTAGCGCCGTTTAATTCATGTCCCGTCAAAGGATCAAAGACGACACAAGCCGCTCTTGGAGTCGCAGCTGGGAAgggatcccatcccatcccatcccttgccattccactccattccatttcTCCGACTCCAATCGATGGCTGCTCTTCGTTGCTTTCACTgtcatcatttgcatttcctcCTGGCACTGGCTACGTGCCAAGCCGCCAAAGTGAGAGTAAGGTAAGCAAATTAAGATTTattaacaacaataaataaacaatatgcAAGAacgcaacaatagcaacaattgGGGGCTCCCAAACGATTTCCCATTTCCGCACCCTTTGAATGTTGCCGCCCCGCCCTGCGACGATTGCGTAatttttcttcaattttctTTCTACTTTCACTCCCGACATCCACAGCCAGATCCACAGCCATCCGCTGTCAAGTGGATGTTGGCTGCGGTtgtgcctctggctgtggcagtttCTCCATTAAAGCCTTTGACATTTTATCAGAATATCCATCGAGCCATTGTtatacatttccatttgatgtGCGCCCCGCCATAAAAGTTGCGATCTCGTTTTACATTTACCCACCCGCAGCCCCACGCTCGtctgtttgtttctgttttatatcCATCAGTTTATGGCCTTTGTGTGGCtttcaa from Drosophila subobscura isolate 14011-0131.10 chromosome O, UCBerk_Dsub_1.0, whole genome shotgun sequence encodes:
- the LOC117897070 gene encoding modifier of mdg4-like isoform X9, which codes for MADDEQFSLCWNNFNTNLSAGFHESLCRGDLVDVSLVAEGQIVKAHRLVLSVCSPLFRKMFTNMPLNTNAFVYLNNVSHMALKDLIQFMYCGEVNVKQDALPAFISTAESLQIKGLTDNDPAPPPPQEPTPPPAAPIVQQQQPPQPVPAQRVQRQQPRTSARYKIETVDDSMGDDNKGTTQIVIQTSAPQTIVQQQPQQQHIQTQQMQTGTTTTATLVSTNKRTAQRSSLTGGVKRSKTTATSASANVIDALDSATETATTSTTQLVPQQITVQTVSGTDSKLHHQPQQLRQQQQQEEAEYIDLPMELPTKAEPEYSEDHVDAAGDGDTTYVEDDTYGDMRYDDSYFTENEDAGPQAPANTSGNSATATTSKAVIKTQTYSDSSFVDTSADQGNTEAQVWIHGRGEYRGSQPNIQFTVSKRGGQLLWLDGMKFFRNNTNRTNLYWRCHWYYRPTRCPVLICMSKTNTRDFRQIHEHRHIRPKRKSKQDTTTPVVASVRSLPESMADMFTM
- the LOC117897070 gene encoding modifier of mdg4-like isoform X3; translated protein: MADDEQFSLCWNNFNTNLSAGFHESLCRGDLVDVSLVAEGQIVKAHRLVLSVCSPLFRKMFTNMPLNTNAFVYLNNVSHMALKDLIQFMYCGEVNVKQDALPAFISTAESLQIKGLTDNDPAPPPPQEPTPPPAAPIVQQQQPPQPVPAQRVQRQQPRTSARYKIETVDDSMGDDNKGTTQIVIQTSAPQTIVQQQPQQQHIQTQQMQTGTTTTATLVSTNKRTAQRSSLTGGVKRSKTTATSASANVIDALDSATETATTSTTQLVPQQITVQTVSGTDSKLHHQPQQLRQQQQQEEAEYIDLPMELPTKAEPEYSEDHVDAAGDGDTTYVEDDTYGDMRYDDSYFTENEDAGPQAPANTSGNSATATTSKAVIKTQTYSDSSFVDTSADQGNTEAQAFHIDFADSKKNGGKLLVINGFRFFRNKKRGNLQYWKCRNYYKERCPAIAIHDESTLILRLCHQHQHMESNDIEIKPLPGAVAGREPDGQDLDGRPEPELDPETDRELDAETTDRQPVPEPVRQPDSEPNEKPESVSETETDLSPPQATAARPTPPLRSLKSKPCFDF
- the LOC117897070 gene encoding modifier of mdg4-like isoform X15; this translates as MADDEQFSLCWNNFNTNLSAGFHESLCRGDLVDVSLVAEGQIVKAHRLVLSVCSPLFRKMFTNMPLNTNAFVYLNNVSHMALKDLIQFMYCGEVNVKQDALPAFISTAESLQIKGLTDNDPAPPPPQEPTPPPAAPIVQQQQPPQPVPAQRVQRQQPRTSARYKIETVDDSMGDDNKGTTQIVIQTSAPQTIVQQQPQQQHIQTQQMQTGTTTTATLVSTNKRTAQRSSLTGGVKRSKTTATSASANVIDALDSATETATTSTTQLVPQQITVQTVSGTDSKLHHQPQQLRQQQQQEEAEYIDLPMELPTKAEPEYSEDHVDAAGDGDTTYVEDDTYGDMRYDDSYFTENEDAGPQAPANTSGNSATATTSKAVIKTQTYSDSSFVDTSADQGNTEAQELAVFGKGQRGRTVLLHHDEKFVKNRSSTTRTYWICSKKDVTVCRARVVTELDKDGQSRVIKCSFEHDHSRKFPQKSLTEQLTLLEECSRVSPKLIKREKRPY
- the LOC117897070 gene encoding modifier of mdg4-like isoform X10, with translation MADDEQFSLCWNNFNTNLSAGFHESLCRGDLVDVSLVAEGQIVKAHRLVLSVCSPLFRKMFTNMPLNTNAFVYLNNVSHMALKDLIQFMYCGEVNVKQDALPAFISTAESLQIKGLTDNDPAPPPPQEPTPPPAAPIVQQQQPPQPVPAQRVQRQQPRTSARYKIETVDDSMGDDNKGTTQIVIQTSAPQTIVQQQPQQQHIQTQQMQTGTTTTATLVSTNKRTAQRSSLTGGVKRSKTTATSASANVIDALDSATETATTSTTQLVPQQITVQTVSGTDSKLHHQPQQLRQQQQQEEAEYIDLPMELPTKAEPEYSEDHVDAAGDGDTTYVEDDTYGDMRYDDSYFTENEDAGPQAPANTSGNSATATTSKAVIKTQTYSDSSFVDTSADQGNTEAQALAELDPNVLGSYGNESFLPKSSGSGPQGMRCGLAPEQKCVRTLDDWDRVRYERTKGGVTLIYDGQRYTSRAIYAENIYWACSKKQCRAHIITSKKKATYVGISGVHNHL